Proteins encoded in a region of the Mesoflavibacter profundi genome:
- a CDS encoding DUF4286 family protein: MIIYNVTVNIEDSVHNEWLTWIKAHIPQVLATGKFKEAKLTKVLVEEEMGGQTYSIQYRAHSREALNDYYANHAEALRQDGLKKFADKMLAFRTELEVVDEYTVDFK, translated from the coding sequence ATGATTATTTACAACGTAACCGTAAACATAGAAGACTCTGTACATAACGAATGGCTAACTTGGATAAAAGCACATATCCCTCAAGTATTAGCAACCGGTAAATTTAAAGAAGCAAAACTTACTAAAGTTCTTGTAGAAGAAGAAATGGGCGGACAAACCTACTCTATTCAATATCGCGCACATTCTAGAGAAGCATTAAACGATTATTATGCAAATCATGCTGAAGCATTAAGACAAGACGGTTTAAAAAAGTTTGCAGACAAGATGCTTGCTTTTAGAACAGAATTAGAAGTTGTAGATGAATATACTGTGGATTTTAAATAA
- a CDS encoding tetratricopeptide repeat protein, with protein MYKNWLFIALFTFISINSFAQEDIIAKEYFKKGEFEKALTSYQKLYKEQPNNQLYLFQIVKIEQELERYKNAENRLVDAISKRENPNLLIELGYNFQLQNDTIQAQTNYNKALNYLKDRPTYAYSIGRSFESHSLLEQAITTYTTAMQLKPTLNFNMQLAKIYGEQGDISKMFNSYLDFAATNPTYLDYIKREISEFITEDGDSNANQLLKKTLLKKIQLSPELLWNDMLSWLFIQQKEYNKAFAQEKAIYKRQLESLDRIIELGLIAEQNQDYQMAISIFDYVNQTSQSLFVKIEASLKTMVLKSISTKPENFNKIQQEYLDLLDQYGYTPETLSVQKSYAHFLAFTLDQPEEAINILKNTLDYNVPELQIAEIKLELGDILVFQEKFNQALIYYTQIQRNLKNSTISQEARFRVAKASYYKGDFKWAESQLKILKASTSQLTANDALDLKLLISDNRVEDSTQTALKKYAKADLLAYQNKNRQAIIVLNDILETHKTEVIIPQTLLKQAELFEKIEEFDNAKTNYLTIIKDFKDSILLDNALYNLAQLYSNVFQQPEEAKQYYETLIFNHQDSIFYVEARKKFRMLRGDNIN; from the coding sequence ATGTACAAAAATTGGTTATTTATAGCGTTATTTACCTTTATAAGCATTAATAGTTTTGCTCAAGAAGACATTATTGCTAAAGAATATTTTAAAAAAGGTGAATTTGAAAAAGCATTAACTAGCTACCAGAAACTATATAAAGAGCAGCCTAATAATCAATTATATCTATTTCAAATTGTAAAAATAGAACAGGAATTAGAACGCTATAAAAATGCTGAAAACAGATTAGTAGACGCCATTTCCAAAAGAGAAAACCCAAATTTATTAATAGAATTGGGTTATAATTTTCAGCTTCAAAACGATACTATACAAGCACAAACTAACTATAACAAAGCATTAAATTATTTAAAGGATAGGCCAACTTATGCCTACTCTATTGGACGTAGTTTTGAAAGTCATTCTCTACTAGAACAAGCAATTACAACCTATACAACAGCAATGCAATTAAAGCCAACTTTAAACTTTAATATGCAACTTGCAAAAATTTATGGAGAGCAAGGAGATATCTCTAAAATGTTTAATAGCTATTTAGATTTTGCTGCTACAAATCCAACCTATCTAGATTATATTAAAAGAGAAATTAGCGAATTTATTACAGAAGACGGTGACAGCAATGCCAATCAATTATTAAAAAAGACACTGCTAAAAAAAATTCAATTATCTCCAGAATTACTGTGGAATGATATGCTTAGCTGGTTATTTATTCAGCAAAAAGAATACAATAAAGCTTTTGCCCAAGAAAAAGCAATTTACAAAAGACAACTAGAAAGTTTAGATAGGATTATTGAACTTGGTTTGATTGCAGAACAAAACCAAGACTATCAAATGGCAATTTCAATATTTGATTATGTAAACCAAACCTCTCAAAGTCTATTTGTAAAAATAGAAGCCAGTTTAAAAACTATGGTTTTAAAAAGTATTAGTACAAAACCAGAAAATTTCAACAAAATTCAGCAAGAATATTTAGACTTATTAGACCAGTATGGTTACACTCCAGAAACACTTTCAGTACAAAAATCTTATGCGCATTTCCTTGCTTTTACATTAGATCAACCTGAAGAAGCTATAAATATTTTAAAAAACACTCTAGATTACAATGTTCCAGAATTACAAATTGCAGAAATTAAACTGGAATTAGGTGACATTTTAGTTTTCCAAGAAAAGTTTAATCAAGCATTAATTTATTACACTCAAATACAACGTAATCTAAAAAACAGTACAATTTCTCAAGAAGCAAGATTTAGAGTTGCAAAAGCAAGCTATTATAAAGGCGATTTTAAATGGGCAGAATCACAATTAAAAATACTTAAAGCTTCAACATCACAATTAACGGCAAATGATGCATTAGACTTAAAACTACTAATTAGCGATAATCGTGTAGAAGACAGTACACAAACAGCATTAAAAAAATATGCAAAAGCAGATTTGTTAGCTTATCAAAATAAAAACAGGCAAGCAATTATTGTTTTAAACGATATTCTAGAAACGCATAAAACCGAAGTTATTATACCTCAAACACTTTTAAAACAAGCCGAATTATTTGAAAAAATTGAAGAGTTTGATAACGCAAAAACTAATTATTTAACTATAATTAAAGACTTTAAGGATAGTATTTTATTAGATAACGCATTATATAATTTAGCCCAATTATACTCCAATGTTTTTCAACAACCTGAAGAAGCAAAACAGTATTACGAAACTTTAATTTTTAATCACCAAGACAGTATATTTTATGTAGAAGCACGTAAAAAATTTAGAATGCTTCGTGGTGACAATATCAATTAA
- the serS gene encoding serine--tRNA ligase gives MLQLPFIRENKDAIINRLAVRNIDAKPLIDQVISLDENRRTLQAQLDNVLAESNSISKEIGMLYKSGKAEEANALKAKTSDLKESSKTLSEQLNDTVNNLNEVLYQIPNVPHESVPSGNTDEDNEEVYKEGEIPKLHGEALPHWELAKKYDIIDFELGNKITGAGFPVYKGKGARLQRALIAYFLDKNTAAGYTEFQFPHLVNETSGFGTGQLPDKEGQMYHVTGDNLYLIPTAEVPGTNIFRDVILNESDLPIGITGYTPCFRREAGSYGAHVRGLNRLHQFDKVEIIRVEHPDNSYNALDSMVNHVKDILKELKLPYRILRLCGGDIGFTSALTFDFEVFSTAQDRWLEISSVSNFETFQANRLKLRFKNKDGKNELAHTLNGSSLALPRVLAGILENYQTEKGIKIPDVLVPYTGFEWID, from the coding sequence ATGTTACAATTACCTTTTATTAGAGAGAACAAAGATGCAATTATTAATCGTTTAGCAGTAAGAAATATAGATGCTAAACCATTAATAGATCAAGTGATTAGTTTAGACGAAAATCGCCGTACATTACAAGCACAACTTGACAATGTATTAGCAGAATCTAATAGTATCTCCAAAGAAATTGGAATGTTGTATAAGTCTGGTAAAGCCGAAGAAGCTAACGCACTAAAAGCAAAAACTAGTGATTTAAAAGAAAGTTCTAAAACCTTATCAGAACAATTAAATGATACAGTAAATAATTTAAACGAAGTACTGTATCAAATACCAAATGTACCGCATGAAAGTGTCCCATCGGGAAATACCGATGAAGATAATGAAGAAGTTTATAAAGAAGGAGAAATCCCAAAACTTCATGGTGAAGCTTTACCACATTGGGAATTAGCTAAAAAATATGACATTATAGACTTTGAACTTGGTAACAAAATTACAGGTGCAGGTTTTCCTGTTTACAAAGGAAAAGGTGCAAGATTACAACGTGCATTAATAGCTTATTTTTTAGATAAAAATACAGCAGCAGGTTATACAGAGTTTCAATTTCCGCACTTAGTAAATGAAACTTCAGGATTTGGAACAGGTCAATTACCTGATAAAGAAGGACAAATGTACCATGTAACTGGAGATAATTTATATTTAATTCCAACTGCAGAAGTACCTGGAACTAATATCTTTAGAGATGTAATTTTAAACGAAAGCGACTTACCTATTGGTATTACTGGATATACACCATGTTTTAGAAGAGAAGCTGGAAGCTACGGTGCACATGTACGTGGTCTAAATCGTTTACATCAATTTGATAAAGTAGAAATCATTAGAGTAGAACATCCAGACAACTCTTACAACGCATTAGACAGCATGGTAAATCATGTAAAAGATATTTTAAAAGAACTTAAATTACCTTACCGTATATTACGTTTATGTGGTGGCGATATTGGTTTTACTTCTGCTTTAACATTCGATTTCGAAGTATTTTCGACTGCGCAAGACCGTTGGTTAGAAATATCTAGTGTATCTAATTTTGAAACTTTTCAAGCCAATCGTTTAAAACTAAGATTTAAAAATAAAGACGGCAAAAACGAATTAGCTCATACACTTAACGGTAGTTCTTTAGCATTACCTCGTGTTTTAGCTGGAATTTTAGAAAATTACCAGACAGAAAAAGGGATTAAAATACCAGATGTATTAGTACCATACACAGGCTTTGAGTGGATTGACTAA
- a CDS encoding HTTM domain-containing protein translates to MLDRFLFKQIDNSALIVFRIIFGLLCFLESVGAIFTGWIKRTLIDPQFTFNFIGFDFLQPLPGNWMYVYYAVMGFFGILIMVGYKYRISMISFTIMWSCTYLMQKSSYNNHYYLLMLLSAIMVFLPANRYASIDAKNNPNIKEIAMPSWVKWVFVLQLFILYTYASIAKIYPDWIDLTVPKLLMANKANYPIIGDLLQHKFIVVLIAYGGILYDGLVIPLLLYKPTRKYIFLISIFFHLFNSIVFQVGIFPYLALAFSLFFFEPEKIKNLFLKKKPLYTKNEVITKNYKPILVAVGVVYFTIQIALPLRQHFIKDNVLWTEEGHRLSWRMMLRSKSGRTSYKVVDKASNTTEVINMSDYLTKKQIRTASCKPDVIWQFAQHLKKTYAKKGKDVKVFVDAKISVNGRPYQRLIDKNTDLASVPWYWAKHNDWILPSQLDK, encoded by the coding sequence ATGCTTGATAGATTTCTTTTTAAACAAATAGACAACAGTGCATTAATAGTATTTCGTATTATTTTTGGGTTGCTTTGTTTTTTAGAATCTGTTGGCGCCATTTTTACAGGTTGGATTAAACGCACATTAATAGATCCTCAATTTACTTTTAACTTTATAGGTTTTGATTTTTTACAACCTTTACCAGGTAATTGGATGTATGTTTATTATGCTGTAATGGGATTTTTTGGCATTTTAATAATGGTAGGCTACAAGTATAGAATTAGTATGATTAGCTTTACTATAATGTGGTCTTGCACTTATTTAATGCAAAAATCTTCGTATAACAATCATTATTATTTATTGATGTTGTTAAGTGCAATTATGGTGTTTCTACCAGCAAATAGATATGCTTCGATAGATGCAAAAAACAACCCTAACATAAAAGAAATAGCAATGCCTAGTTGGGTAAAATGGGTATTTGTTCTTCAGTTATTTATTTTATATACCTATGCTTCTATTGCAAAAATTTACCCAGATTGGATAGACTTAACTGTACCAAAGTTATTAATGGCAAATAAGGCTAATTATCCAATTATTGGCGATTTACTACAACATAAATTTATAGTAGTTTTAATTGCGTATGGAGGTATTTTATATGATGGTTTAGTAATACCATTATTGCTTTATAAACCTACAAGAAAATATATATTTTTAATTTCAATTTTCTTTCATTTATTTAATTCAATTGTATTTCAAGTTGGAATATTTCCTTATTTAGCTTTGGCGTTTTCTCTTTTCTTTTTTGAACCTGAAAAAATCAAAAACCTATTCTTAAAAAAGAAACCTCTTTATACTAAAAATGAAGTCATTACAAAAAACTATAAACCTATTTTAGTTGCTGTAGGAGTTGTTTATTTTACCATTCAAATTGCATTACCATTAAGACAACATTTTATTAAAGACAACGTACTTTGGACAGAAGAAGGACATAGATTGTCATGGCGAATGATGTTAAGATCTAAATCTGGTAGAACAAGTTATAAAGTAGTGGACAAAGCGTCAAATACCACCGAAGTTATAAATATGTCAGACTATCTTACTAAAAAACAAATTAGAACAGCTAGTTGTAAACCTGATGTGATTTGGCAATTTGCGCAGCACTTAAAAAAAACATATGCTAAAAAAGGTAAAGATGTTAAGGTGTTTGTAGACGCAAAAATAAGTGTAAATGGTAGACCATACCAAAGACTAATAGATAAAAATACAGACCTAGCGTCTGTACCATGGTATTGGGCAAAACACAACGATTGGATATTACCATCTCAATTAGATAAATAA
- a CDS encoding bifunctional riboflavin kinase/FAD synthetase encodes MNKNNSNHTVLTIGTFDGVHIGHQKIIKRLVEISKVKNLTPSLLTFFPHPRMVLQKDANIKLINTISEKETILNAFGISNLIIKEFTKDFSRLTALEYVENILVNQLKAKHIIIGYDHHFGRNRNANIEDLKQFGKEFNFEVEEISKQDINDVAVSSTKIRNALLEGDIKTANAYLGYNFMLSGTVISGKKLGKTINYPTANLYIEETYKLIPKHGVYIVKSEIDHQTVYGMMNIGFNPTVNGKHQTIETHFFNFNKDLYGKNLKIELLQRLRNEHKFESVSELQNQLHKDKTDALEFLNKNA; translated from the coding sequence GTGAATAAAAACAACTCTAATCATACAGTATTAACCATTGGCACATTTGATGGTGTACACATTGGACATCAAAAAATAATTAAACGATTAGTAGAAATTTCTAAAGTAAAAAACCTAACACCTTCATTACTAACATTTTTTCCGCATCCAAGAATGGTGCTTCAAAAAGATGCTAACATTAAGCTAATCAACACAATTTCTGAAAAAGAAACTATTTTAAACGCTTTCGGAATTTCAAATTTGATTATCAAAGAATTCACCAAAGACTTTTCCCGATTAACTGCTTTAGAATATGTAGAAAACATCTTAGTTAATCAATTAAAAGCGAAGCACATTATTATAGGTTATGATCACCATTTTGGAAGAAACAGAAACGCAAATATTGAAGATCTTAAACAATTTGGTAAAGAATTTAATTTTGAAGTTGAAGAAATTTCTAAGCAAGACATAAATGATGTTGCTGTAAGTTCGACTAAAATTAGAAACGCGCTTTTAGAAGGAGATATCAAAACAGCAAACGCGTATTTAGGATATAATTTTATGCTATCAGGAACTGTAATTTCTGGTAAAAAACTAGGTAAAACAATAAATTATCCAACTGCTAATCTGTATATCGAAGAGACTTATAAATTAATTCCTAAACATGGTGTATACATAGTTAAATCTGAAATAGATCATCAAACTGTTTACGGTATGATGAATATTGGATTTAATCCAACAGTAAACGGTAAGCACCAAACTATAGAAACTCATTTTTTTAATTTCAACAAAGATCTTTATGGTAAAAATCTAAAAATAGAATTACTACAAAGATTAAGAAATGAACACAAATTTGAATCTGTTTCAGAACTTCAAAACCAACTACACAAAGACAAAACAGACGCTTTAGAATTCCTAAATAAAAATGCTTGA
- a CDS encoding T9SS type A sorting domain-containing protein: MKNFTLSAFLLTFIAINFSIAQNKIDSNKLFGKELTEANKQSIEETGFIRCGSSEYEQYLKQTNPNRATSEEFENWIAPKIQELKAQRANSPSVVITIPVIFHIFTDGFGPENLSQATIQAQLDQLNIDYANAAGSPFASAADTEIQFCLAKQDENGAPLAEFGINRVTTYGGGPFNTGSFETTYKPETQWDPTSYFNIWVADITGGVLGYAQFPDNPGIGGLDPVGGAANTDGVVVLYSSVGSIANPNPNGGQYASGRTLTHEAGHWLGLRHIWGDTSSCNNDDFCADTPDSNGSNFGCPTGTDNCIFDGLGNDMIENYMDYTDDTCMNTLTADQKLRIDAVMANSPRRMELATSIACNEATVYNLDGRVEINSLNLIDCGTTITPEITLTNMGNNTITSATISYFLDTDTPSTYPWTGSLAMNQSEIITLPSIDLTSGNHIFNVELVNPNGSTDLNPSNDIDTSNSFAAFYDTATIEFELIPDDYGSETTWEFRDSSNTILYSGGPYTNNDSTPVNDTFTVTIGECYTFTINDSFGDGICCAYGNGSYELRTDNNDVIFAGGAFDNQENVVVSVNNLSVDSFSLANTISIYPNPTTDVLNIKATNNNLPESYKVYNMLGQLVASKTILNESDLAVSTSNYSNGMYFIKIEKEGNVLSLPFIKK; the protein is encoded by the coding sequence ATGAAAAACTTTACTTTAAGTGCTTTTTTATTAACTTTTATAGCAATTAATTTTAGTATTGCCCAAAATAAAATTGATTCTAATAAACTTTTTGGAAAAGAATTAACCGAAGCAAACAAACAAAGTATTGAAGAAACTGGATTTATAAGATGCGGTTCTTCAGAATACGAACAATACTTAAAACAAACAAATCCAAATAGAGCAACATCTGAGGAATTTGAAAATTGGATTGCTCCTAAAATTCAAGAATTAAAAGCTCAAAGAGCCAATAGTCCTTCAGTTGTAATAACTATTCCTGTGATATTCCACATATTTACAGATGGATTTGGACCAGAAAATCTTTCTCAAGCAACAATTCAAGCGCAATTAGACCAATTGAATATAGATTATGCTAATGCAGCTGGAAGTCCTTTTGCATCAGCTGCAGATACCGAAATTCAATTTTGCCTTGCAAAACAAGACGAAAATGGTGCTCCTTTAGCAGAATTCGGGATAAACAGAGTTACAACATATGGTGGTGGACCATTTAATACAGGAAGTTTCGAAACTACTTATAAACCAGAAACACAATGGGATCCTACCAGTTATTTTAATATTTGGGTAGCAGATATTACGGGAGGTGTTTTAGGTTATGCTCAGTTTCCTGATAATCCTGGTATAGGTGGTTTAGATCCAGTTGGTGGCGCTGCAAATACAGATGGTGTTGTTGTGCTATATTCTTCTGTAGGAAGTATTGCTAACCCAAACCCAAACGGAGGACAATATGCTTCTGGTAGAACATTAACTCATGAAGCTGGACACTGGCTAGGTTTAAGACATATTTGGGGAGACACTTCTTCTTGTAATAATGACGATTTCTGCGCTGATACACCAGATTCTAATGGTTCTAACTTTGGATGCCCTACAGGAACTGATAATTGTATTTTTGATGGCCTAGGAAATGATATGATTGAAAATTATATGGATTATACAGATGACACCTGTATGAATACACTTACAGCTGATCAAAAACTTAGAATTGATGCTGTAATGGCTAATTCGCCAAGAAGAATGGAATTAGCAACCTCTATTGCATGTAATGAAGCTACAGTTTACAATTTAGATGGAAGAGTTGAAATTAACAGTCTAAACTTAATAGATTGCGGGACTACAATTACTCCAGAGATTACTTTAACTAATATGGGTAACAATACAATTACTTCTGCTACAATATCATATTTCTTAGATACTGATACTCCAAGTACTTATCCTTGGACTGGATCTTTAGCTATGAATCAATCTGAAATTATAACTTTACCTTCTATAGATTTAACTTCAGGTAATCATATTTTTAATGTTGAATTAGTTAATCCAAATGGAAGTACAGACTTAAACCCTTCTAATGATATTGATACTTCTAATTCATTTGCTGCATTTTACGATACTGCAACTATCGAATTTGAATTAATTCCTGATGACTATGGTTCTGAAACTACTTGGGAATTTAGAGATAGTAGTAATACAATTCTTTATTCTGGTGGACCATACACAAATAACGATTCTACACCAGTTAACGATACTTTCACAGTAACTATAGGAGAATGTTATACTTTCACAATTAATGATTCATTTGGAGACGGTATCTGTTGTGCTTATGGTAATGGTTCTTACGAATTAAGAACAGATAATAACGATGTAATTTTTGCTGGAGGCGCTTTTGACAATCAAGAAAACGTAGTTGTAAGTGTAAACAACCTAAGCGTTGATTCATTTAGTCTAGCAAACACAATAAGCATCTATCCTAACCCAACAACAGATGTATTAAATATTAAAGCAACTAACAATAATTTACCAGAAAGTTATAAAGTTTATAACATGTTAGGTCAATTAGTTGCATCAAAAACAATTTTAAACGAATCTGATTTAGCTGTTTCTACATCAAATTATAGCAACGGTATGTATTTCATTAAAATTGAAAAAGAAGGTAATGTATTATCTCTACCTTTTATTAAGAAATAA
- the pth gene encoding aminoacyl-tRNA hydrolase — translation MCNLFKLIFKRKHQLTKVEEEDNMKKFLIVGLGNIGEKYENTRHNIGFKILDRLANKEQLTFETVKLGDTATYKFKGRTFILLKPSTYMNLSGKAVQYWLTKEKIPIENLLIITDDLNLPFGTLRVKTKGSDGGHNGLKDIQEKLNTTKYNRFRFGISDTFSKGKQVDYVLGEWNEEENNKLPERLDKSIEIIKSFGTAGINNTMNTYNGK, via the coding sequence ATGTGTAATTTGTTTAAATTAATTTTTAAAAGAAAACATCAACTAACTAAAGTTGAAGAAGAAGACAACATGAAAAAATTTTTAATTGTAGGATTAGGAAATATAGGAGAAAAATACGAAAACACTAGACATAATATAGGTTTTAAAATACTTGACCGATTAGCTAATAAAGAACAACTAACTTTTGAAACAGTAAAACTAGGTGATACAGCCACGTACAAATTTAAAGGAAGAACATTTATACTTTTAAAACCAAGTACTTATATGAACTTAAGCGGTAAAGCAGTTCAATATTGGCTAACAAAAGAAAAAATACCAATAGAAAATCTACTAATAATTACAGACGATTTAAACTTACCCTTTGGAACACTAAGAGTAAAAACAAAAGGAAGTGATGGCGGACACAATGGATTAAAAGACATACAAGAAAAATTAAACACAACCAAATACAATAGGTTTAGATTTGGTATAAGCGATACTTTTAGTAAAGGCAAACAAGTAGATTATGTTCTAGGCGAATGGAATGAAGAAGAAAACAATAAACTACCAGAAAGATTAGATAAAAGTATAGAAATAATAAAATCTTTTGGCACAGCAGGAATAAATAACACAATGAATACCTATAATGGTAAATAA
- a CDS encoding 50S ribosomal protein L25/general stress protein Ctc: MKSITINGSQRESVGKKATKALRNAGQVPCVLYGGDKPVHFSAPELSFSKLVYTPNAHTVVIELENGDSFNAILQDIQFHPVTDKILHIDFYQLFDNKEVTMDIPVRFVGNSRGVRNGGVLRKNRRNLRIKALPGNLPDYIDADITELKIGNKLYITALESEDFKFMHPDNTVVCLVRRSRASMAAGTGDDEDEDEETTEDEA; encoded by the coding sequence ATGAAATCAATTACAATCAACGGATCTCAAAGAGAAAGCGTGGGCAAAAAAGCAACAAAAGCCTTACGTAATGCTGGTCAGGTTCCTTGCGTATTATACGGAGGAGATAAACCAGTGCATTTCTCAGCACCAGAATTATCTTTCTCAAAACTAGTATACACGCCAAATGCGCATACAGTTGTGATTGAGTTAGAAAATGGTGATTCTTTTAACGCTATCTTACAGGATATTCAATTTCACCCTGTAACAGACAAAATCTTACACATAGACTTCTATCAATTATTTGATAACAAAGAAGTTACTATGGATATTCCAGTACGTTTCGTAGGAAACTCTAGAGGAGTAAGAAACGGTGGTGTTTTACGTAAAAACAGACGTAACTTACGTATCAAAGCGTTACCAGGTAACTTACCAGATTATATCGATGCTGATATTACAGAACTTAAAATTGGAAATAAATTATACATCACAGCTTTAGAAAGCGAAGATTTCAAATTTATGCATCCAGATAACACAGTAGTGTGTTTAGTTAGACGTTCTAGAGCATCTATGGCTGCAGGAACAGGTGACGACGAAGATGAAGATGAAGAAACAACTGAAGACGAAGCATAA
- a CDS encoding ribose-phosphate pyrophosphokinase: MTSATTEAKIFSITQSKALAEKIASAYGTKLGKVITSTYSDGEFQPSYEESIRGTRIFIIGSTNPSSENLMEMLLMLDAAKRASARHITAVLPYFGWARQDRKDKPRVPIAAKLVAKMLEAAGATRIITMDLHADQIQGFFEKPVDHLFASTIFLPYLKSLNLDNLTIASPDMGGSKRAYAYSKALKSDVVICYKQRAKANVISHMELIGDVTGKNVVLVDDMVDTAGTLTKAADLMMDRGAKSVRAICTHPILSGTAYERLENSQLEELIVTDSIPLKQESHKVKVLSCANLFAEVMQNVHYNKSISSKFIM, translated from the coding sequence ATGACAAGCGCCACAACCGAAGCAAAGATATTTTCAATAACGCAAAGCAAAGCTTTAGCAGAAAAAATTGCGAGTGCTTATGGCACAAAATTAGGAAAAGTAATTACCTCTACTTATAGTGATGGAGAATTTCAACCATCTTATGAAGAATCAATTAGAGGAACCAGAATTTTTATAATAGGGTCGACCAATCCAAGTTCTGAAAATTTAATGGAAATGTTATTAATGTTAGATGCAGCAAAACGTGCATCTGCCAGACACATAACAGCAGTTTTACCTTATTTTGGATGGGCTAGACAAGATAGAAAAGATAAACCAAGAGTACCAATTGCAGCAAAATTAGTTGCAAAAATGCTAGAAGCTGCAGGAGCAACGCGTATAATTACAATGGATTTACACGCAGATCAAATTCAAGGTTTTTTTGAAAAACCTGTAGATCACTTGTTTGCTTCTACAATATTCTTACCTTATCTAAAATCTTTAAATCTGGATAATTTAACAATTGCATCTCCAGATATGGGTGGATCCAAAAGGGCTTACGCTTACTCAAAAGCTTTAAAAAGTGACGTTGTAATATGTTACAAACAAAGAGCAAAAGCAAACGTAATCTCTCATATGGAGTTAATTGGTGATGTTACAGGTAAAAACGTTGTATTAGTAGATGATATGGTAGATACTGCTGGAACATTAACAAAAGCAGCAGATTTAATGATGGATAGAGGCGCAAAAAGTGTAAGAGCAATTTGTACACATCCAATATTATCAGGTACAGCTTACGAGCGTTTAGAAAACTCTCAACTTGAAGAATTAATCGTAACAGATTCAATTCCTTTAAAACAAGAAAGTCACAAGGTAAAAGTCTTGAGTTGTGCTAATTTATTTGCAGAAGTAATGCAAAACGTACATTACAATAAATCTATTAGCTCAAAATTTATAATGTAA